A genomic region of Chryseobacterium sp. KACC 21268 contains the following coding sequences:
- a CDS encoding thioredoxin family protein has product MSQKFQELIQSERPVLIDFFATWCQPCKVQSSVLNSVKEQVGEKARIVKIDIDQFPSIANQYNVRGVPTLAVFKNGEMLWKESGVHDVNSLVGVLEQYSN; this is encoded by the coding sequence ATGTCACAAAAATTTCAAGAACTCATTCAATCCGAACGCCCGGTTCTCATTGACTTTTTTGCCACTTGGTGTCAGCCTTGCAAAGTGCAATCTTCAGTACTGAATTCTGTAAAAGAGCAAGTTGGCGAGAAAGCCAGAATTGTTAAAATTGACATCGACCAATTTCCGTCCATCGCCAATCAGTATAATGTGCGAGGTGTTCCGACTTTAGCGGTCTTCAAAAATGGAGAAATGCTTTGGAAAGAAAGCGGCGTTCACGATGTGAATTCTTTGGTTGGCGTGTTGGAGCAGTATTCTAATTGA
- a CDS encoding MBL fold metallo-hydrolase encodes MKIEQIYTGCLAQGAYYIVSGNEAAIIDPLREIKPYLERLEKDQVKLKYIFETHFHADFVSGHLDLSKKTDAPIVYGPTAKPEFEAIIATDEQIFEIGKIKIKVLHTPGHTLESSTYLLIDENGKETAIFSGDTLFLGDVGRPDLAQKSGEITERDLAGMLYESLHSKILPLDDSITVYPAHGAGSACGKNMQKETVDTLGNQKRTNYALNQPTKESFIDEVLDGLTAPPKYFGMNVALNKGGYESFEKVLKKGNNPIAVEDFEIAVEETGALILDTRSAADFHKGFVPNSINIGIKGDFAPWVGAMIVDVQQPIILVSDLGTEEEVITRLSRVGFDNVVGFLDGGFESWKNSGKEIDEVKRISAEQFVSEYSEGQKVIDVRKETEYEAEHIDEAYSKPLAYINDWVGAIDNSEHFYIHCAGGYRSMIAASILQSRGYRNFTEVQGGFNEIKKFEKVPTSNFVCQTKTL; translated from the coding sequence ATGAAAATCGAACAAATATATACAGGCTGTCTTGCACAAGGAGCCTATTACATTGTTTCTGGGAACGAAGCAGCGATCATTGATCCGTTGAGAGAGATCAAACCTTATTTAGAACGCTTGGAAAAAGACCAGGTCAAACTCAAATATATTTTTGAAACCCATTTTCACGCTGATTTTGTTTCCGGACATCTGGATCTATCCAAAAAAACAGATGCACCTATCGTTTACGGACCAACGGCAAAACCGGAATTCGAAGCGATCATTGCAACAGATGAACAGATTTTCGAGATCGGAAAAATCAAAATAAAAGTCCTTCACACGCCAGGTCACACGTTGGAAAGTTCAACTTATCTTCTGATTGACGAAAATGGAAAAGAAACGGCCATATTCTCTGGCGACACCTTGTTTTTAGGTGATGTAGGAAGACCAGATCTTGCTCAGAAATCTGGCGAGATCACTGAAAGAGATCTAGCAGGAATGTTGTACGAAAGTCTTCACAGCAAGATCTTACCTTTGGATGATTCCATCACTGTTTATCCAGCGCACGGTGCTGGTTCTGCTTGTGGGAAGAATATGCAGAAAGAAACGGTAGATACTTTGGGAAATCAAAAAAGAACCAATTACGCGCTGAATCAGCCAACCAAAGAGAGTTTTATCGATGAGGTTTTGGATGGTTTGACAGCACCTCCAAAATATTTCGGGATGAATGTAGCACTGAACAAAGGTGGCTACGAAAGTTTTGAAAAAGTTCTAAAAAAGGGAAATAACCCCATCGCAGTAGAAGATTTTGAGATTGCAGTTGAAGAAACTGGAGCATTGATCTTGGATACAAGAAGTGCGGCAGATTTCCATAAAGGTTTTGTGCCAAATTCAATAAACATCGGGATCAAAGGTGATTTTGCGCCTTGGGTTGGAGCGATGATTGTGGATGTGCAACAGCCGATTATTCTGGTTTCAGATCTGGGAACTGAAGAAGAAGTGATCACAAGACTTAGCCGAGTTGGATTTGATAACGTGGTCGGATTCTTGGACGGTGGCTTTGAAAGCTGGAAGAATTCTGGAAAAGAAATCGATGAGGTCAAGAGGATTTCTGCAGAACAGTTTGTTTCAGAATATTCTGAAGGTCAGAAAGTTATTGACGTAAGAAAAGAAACAGAGTACGAAGCAGAGCACATCGATGAGGCATACAGCAAGCCTTTGGCCTATATCAATGATTGGGTAGGCGCAATTGACAATTCTGAGCATTTTTACATCCATTGTGCTGGTGGTTACAGAAGTATGATCGCGGCAAGTATTTTGCAATCAAGAGGTTATCGTAATTTTACAGAAGTGCAAGGTGGTTTTAATGAAATAAAAAAATTCGAAAAAGTGCCGACGAGCAATTTTGTTTGTCAGACCAAGACGCTTTAA
- the mutS gene encoding DNA mismatch repair protein MutS: MTQYNTIKARYPDALLLFRVGDFYETFGQDAIRTSQILGIVLTKRANGEGHIELAGFPHHSVDSYLPKLVRAGLRVAICDQLEDPKTVKGIVKRGVTELVTPGVTFNDQVLSSKKNNFLLSLHKEKEKYGLALVDVSTGEFLVSEGNLEKLLHIVHTFDPSEIVYQRTTELPSQLKNKSAFKLEDWAFRYPYAYEKLTAHFKTQSLKGFGIEEHKLGVTAAGAIFAYLVEDTHHALLQHITRINLIPQDDYLMMDGFTLRNLEIVYSASQQGKSLLDIIDKTSTPMGGRLLRRRIILPLKNIGDINRRLNLIEFLNKEDALKYDIKDLLKGISDLDRLIGKLAAEKISPKELGYLRQSVVNIQEIRTKLLKFPNVLAWLDPIINLDELIDFIKNHLNDELPVNISKGNVIREEISEELDHLRNIQSKGRGFLDEMCQREIERTGITSLKIDFNGVFGYYIEVRNTHKDKVPAEWIRKQTLVNAERYITEELKEYETQILGATDKISALEFKLYRNVCDNVMIYIDQLQENSKLIGELDCAVGLSELSVEDNYTKPILNDSFSINIQEGRHPIIEKSLPLGESYIPNDVFLDRDSQQIIMVTGPNMAGKSAILRQTAIISLLAQIGSFVPAKHAEIGTLDKIFTRVGASDNLSAGESTFMVEMNEAANILNNISDRSLILLDEIGRGTSTYDGVSIAWAIAEYLHQHPTQPKTLFATHYHELNEMSINFERIKNFHVSIQEAKGTIIFLRKLISGGSEHSFGIHVAKLAGMPSKVVNRANEILKTLESNRSTQESGDKIKRVTEENLQLSFFQLDDPVLENIREELTKIDINTLTPIEALMKLNSIKKMIGK, encoded by the coding sequence ATGACGCAATACAACACCATCAAGGCAAGATATCCTGATGCACTTTTGCTGTTCCGCGTGGGAGATTTCTACGAGACATTTGGCCAAGATGCAATCAGAACGTCTCAAATTTTGGGCATTGTTTTGACCAAAAGAGCCAATGGCGAAGGTCACATCGAGTTGGCAGGATTTCCGCATCATTCAGTGGATTCCTATTTGCCAAAACTTGTGAGAGCCGGATTGCGTGTTGCGATTTGTGACCAATTGGAAGATCCAAAAACGGTAAAAGGCATCGTGAAACGTGGCGTGACAGAATTGGTGACACCCGGCGTGACGTTCAACGATCAAGTTTTGAGTTCCAAGAAAAATAATTTCCTGCTTTCTCTTCACAAAGAAAAAGAGAAATACGGATTGGCTTTGGTAGATGTCTCCACGGGAGAATTTCTCGTGAGCGAAGGCAACTTGGAAAAATTGCTTCACATCGTTCATACTTTTGATCCAAGCGAAATTGTCTACCAAAGAACGACTGAACTTCCGAGTCAATTAAAAAACAAAAGTGCTTTCAAGCTAGAAGACTGGGCTTTCCGATATCCTTATGCTTACGAAAAACTGACTGCTCATTTCAAAACGCAATCTTTGAAAGGTTTCGGGATCGAGGAACATAAATTGGGCGTAACTGCAGCTGGAGCCATCTTCGCTTATTTGGTTGAGGATACGCACCACGCACTATTACAACACATTACAAGAATTAATTTGATTCCGCAAGATGATTATCTGATGATGGATGGTTTCACTCTAAGGAATCTGGAAATCGTTTATTCTGCCAGTCAGCAAGGAAAATCGCTTTTGGATATTATCGACAAAACATCTACGCCAATGGGTGGAAGATTGTTGAGAAGACGAATCATTCTTCCTCTTAAAAATATTGGCGATATCAACAGAAGACTCAACCTCATCGAGTTTCTGAACAAAGAAGATGCTTTGAAATATGACATCAAGGATCTGTTGAAAGGCATTTCTGACCTTGATAGATTAATTGGAAAATTGGCCGCCGAAAAGATTTCACCGAAAGAATTAGGTTATCTCCGTCAATCGGTTGTTAACATTCAGGAAATCAGAACAAAACTGTTGAAATTTCCGAATGTTTTGGCTTGGCTAGACCCAATTATCAATCTTGATGAGCTAATTGATTTTATTAAGAATCATTTGAATGATGAACTTCCCGTTAACATCAGCAAAGGCAATGTCATCCGAGAAGAAATTTCCGAAGAACTGGACCATCTGAGAAACATTCAAAGTAAAGGTCGCGGTTTCTTGGACGAGATGTGCCAGCGCGAAATCGAAAGAACCGGGATCACAAGTTTAAAAATCGATTTCAACGGGGTTTTTGGTTACTACATCGAAGTTCGAAATACACATAAAGACAAAGTTCCAGCTGAGTGGATCCGTAAACAAACTTTGGTAAATGCCGAACGTTACATCACGGAAGAACTTAAAGAATACGAGACTCAGATTCTTGGTGCCACGGATAAAATCAGCGCGCTTGAATTTAAACTTTACAGAAATGTCTGCGACAATGTGATGATCTATATCGATCAGTTGCAGGAAAATTCAAAATTGATTGGCGAATTGGATTGCGCGGTTGGTTTATCGGAATTGTCGGTTGAGGATAATTACACCAAACCAATTCTCAACGATTCTTTCTCCATCAATATCCAAGAAGGACGACATCCGATCATCGAAAAATCTTTACCTCTTGGCGAATCTTACATTCCGAATGATGTTTTTCTGGACAGAGATTCACAACAAATCATAATGGTCACCGGACCGAATATGGCTGGTAAATCAGCAATCTTAAGACAAACCGCGATCATTTCTTTGCTCGCTCAAATTGGAAGTTTTGTTCCAGCGAAACACGCTGAGATTGGAACTTTAGACAAAATTTTTACCCGAGTTGGTGCGTCGGATAATCTTTCTGCTGGCGAATCGACTTTTATGGTGGAAATGAATGAAGCCGCGAATATCCTTAATAATATCTCGGACAGAAGTTTGATCTTGCTTGATGAGATTGGGCGTGGAACTTCCACTTACGACGGTGTTTCCATCGCTTGGGCAATTGCAGAATATCTCCATCAACATCCAACGCAACCGAAAACGCTTTTCGCAACGCATTATCACGAGTTGAACGAAATGTCCATTAATTTTGAGAGAATCAAAAATTTCCACGTTTCCATCCAAGAAGCAAAAGGAACAATTATTTTCTTAAGAAAATTGATTTCTGGCGGAAGTGAACATAGTTTCGGAATCCACGTGGCAAAGCTGGCTGGAATGCCGTCGAAAGTGGTGAATCGTGCGAATGAGATCTTGAAAACTTTGGAATCTAACCGATCAACCCAAGAATCTGGTGACAAAATAAAACGTGTGACCGAGGAGAATCTTCAGCTTTCGTTCTTCCAATTGGATGATCCGGTTTTGGAAAACATCCGGGAAGAACTCACAAAAATTGACATCAATACTTTGACGCCAATTGAAGCTTTGATGAAGCTGAATTCAATCAAGAAGATGATTGGTAAATAG
- a CDS encoding energy transducer TonB yields MKKLILLFGVLLSIFAYSQNEEKNAIEEKAYFPKGNQVFRTMISKNIRTDKILSNGNQNIHCELTFIIDREGNITDVKAFGDNKEFNDEAVSAISQIKEKWIPGKINGVAVRSRYKVPLDMKFENDTQPTYFRTNEGFIQEVKEKISLKKIKEKENMFCEISFVVETNGKISNINVTGDNESLNKEVIRAVSKIKGRWNPAIINGAVVSQIFKLPLEINAR; encoded by the coding sequence ATGAAAAAACTTATTTTATTATTTGGAGTTCTCTTAAGCATTTTTGCGTACTCCCAAAATGAAGAAAAGAATGCAATTGAAGAGAAAGCCTATTTTCCCAAAGGTAATCAAGTATTCAGAACAATGATTTCTAAAAATATAAGAACGGACAAGATTTTGTCCAATGGAAATCAAAATATTCATTGCGAATTAACTTTTATAATTGATAGAGAAGGAAATATAACAGACGTCAAAGCTTTTGGTGATAATAAGGAATTCAATGACGAAGCAGTAAGTGCTATTTCACAAATTAAAGAAAAGTGGATTCCAGGAAAGATAAATGGAGTTGCTGTGAGATCTCGATATAAAGTTCCTTTAGATATGAAATTTGAGAATGATACACAACCAACCTATTTTAGAACTAACGAAGGATTCATACAAGAAGTTAAAGAAAAAATTTCTTTGAAGAAGATCAAAGAAAAAGAAAATATGTTTTGTGAGATTTCATTTGTTGTAGAAACAAACGGAAAGATTAGTAACATTAATGTAACTGGTGATAATGAATCTTTAAATAAAGAAGTGATTCGTGCAGTTTCAAAAATAAAAGGAAGATGGAACCCAGCAATAATAAATGGAGCTGTTGTAAGTCAAATTTTTAAATTACCATTAGAAATTAATGCAAGATAG
- a CDS encoding TlpA disulfide reductase family protein, protein MKILLKFLLLIFPLMMNAQVQSDVSLIKYEDLEKHLQQSKDKFVVVNFWATTCAPCVKELPHFIEINKEYSQNPDFKMLLVSLDMARDKEKVLNFIKTKNLTAEVVILDDVKRMNTWIPRFQKDWEGEIPVTLFYKNGEKVFFNNGEMSLEELKTAIDKNYKSSK, encoded by the coding sequence ATGAAGATTTTATTAAAATTCCTTTTGCTGATTTTTCCTTTGATGATGAATGCGCAGGTTCAAAGCGATGTTTCATTAATCAAATATGAAGATCTGGAAAAACATCTCCAACAGTCAAAAGACAAGTTTGTAGTGGTCAATTTTTGGGCAACCACTTGCGCACCTTGCGTGAAGGAACTGCCACATTTCATCGAAATCAACAAAGAATATTCCCAAAATCCGGATTTCAAAATGCTCTTAGTTTCGCTTGATATGGCGAGAGACAAAGAGAAAGTCCTTAATTTTATAAAAACCAAGAACCTGACCGCCGAAGTTGTGATTTTGGATGATGTCAAGCGGATGAACACTTGGATCCCGAGATTCCAGAAAGATTGGGAAGGCGAAATTCCGGTGACTTTATTTTATAAAAACGGAGAAAAAGTGTTCTTCAACAACGGCGAAATGTCGCTTGAAGAATTGAAAACCGCGATCGATAAAAATTACAAATCATCAAAATAA
- a CDS encoding thioredoxin family protein — protein sequence MNKLKYLSFGLMMILGLLSFSSIKKINSGYQVGDEATDFKLKNIDGKMVSLSDYKSAKGFIVIFTCNRCPYAKKYEDRIIELDKMFKSKGYPVIAINPNDATVQPQDGFAEMQTRAKEKGFTFPYLVDEGQKIYPIYGATKTPHVYILKKENGKNIVKYIGAIDNNYENPNDVSEFYVQDAVNQLLKNEAVKTEKTVAIGCTIKVKK from the coding sequence ATGAACAAATTAAAATATCTCTCGTTTGGATTAATGATGATCTTAGGATTGTTAAGTTTTTCATCAATTAAAAAAATCAATTCCGGATATCAAGTTGGTGATGAAGCCACAGATTTCAAATTGAAAAACATTGATGGAAAAATGGTTTCTCTCAGCGATTACAAATCGGCGAAAGGTTTTATCGTGATTTTCACTTGCAACCGTTGTCCGTACGCGAAGAAGTACGAGGACAGAATCATCGAGCTCGACAAAATGTTCAAAAGCAAAGGTTATCCGGTGATTGCAATCAATCCGAACGATGCGACGGTACAGCCTCAGGACGGTTTTGCAGAAATGCAGACGAGAGCGAAGGAAAAAGGTTTTACATTCCCATATTTGGTGGACGAAGGTCAGAAGATCTATCCAATCTATGGCGCTACAAAAACGCCTCACGTTTATATTCTGAAAAAAGAAAATGGAAAAAATATCGTGAAATACATCGGCGCAATCGACAACAATTACGAAAATCCAAACGATGTTTCCGAGTTTTATGTGCAAGATGCGGTGAATCAATTATTGAAAAATGAAGCCGTGAAAACGGAGAAAACTGTGGCGATTGGTTGTACGATCAAAGTGAAAAAATAA
- a CDS encoding DUF2809 domain-containing protein has translation MKTNFKFSLKNLLIAIAIFLVEILIATKLKDWFFVRAYLGDVFVVMLMYYFIKAFLDFEPVKLIIGIFIFSCLIEFLQYFHFAEVLGFKDNRLMMIVLGNSFSWLDILCYFAGCVVLFLIEGKAYRPKVS, from the coding sequence GTGAAAACTAATTTTAAATTCAGTCTAAAAAACCTTCTGATTGCCATCGCCATTTTCTTAGTAGAGATCCTGATTGCGACCAAACTCAAAGATTGGTTTTTCGTGAGAGCCTATCTGGGCGACGTTTTCGTGGTGATGCTAATGTATTATTTCATCAAGGCATTCCTAGATTTTGAACCTGTAAAGTTGATCATCGGCATCTTTATTTTCTCTTGTTTGATAGAATTCCTACAATATTTCCACTTTGCCGAAGTTCTCGGTTTTAAAGACAATCGGTTGATGATGATTGTCTTGGGAAATTCATTTAGTTGGCTGGATATTCTTTGTTATTTTGCGGGATGCGTGGTTTTATTCTTGATTGAAGGCAAAGCCTATCGCCCAAAAGTGTCGTAA
- a CDS encoding YARHG domain-containing protein, with translation MKRINLIFASLFFALAVISCKKEEKSNENIKTDSLVSKKEVEQEFHKEWYGIYTGEFNTKRNSREYDNGIEEYKRISVKINRITKDSVYGYSVVNGNQRPFQGILNENTLGFVLDEPGNDKSDGRFQLKLKQDSLIGDWIAFNKSSVKSPEKTLKLTRKEFAYNPNFMLSKDNSEENDYENPVDWNDGKAKKNTYVNNEGETQISELTFYRSASDSVFKINASKQKLTEKDLKNLRKLDLQIIRNTVFARHGYSFKKETYRSFFENADWYVPVSNNVDADLTPLEKENVALLARFEKYAEDHYDTFGR, from the coding sequence ATGAAAAGAATTAATCTAATTTTCGCAAGTCTGTTTTTCGCCCTTGCAGTAATTTCTTGTAAGAAAGAAGAGAAATCAAACGAAAACATCAAAACCGATTCTTTGGTTTCTAAAAAAGAAGTGGAGCAGGAATTTCATAAAGAGTGGTACGGCATTTACACTGGCGAATTCAATACAAAGCGAAATTCAAGAGAATATGACAATGGAATAGAAGAATATAAAAGAATCTCTGTGAAGATCAACCGAATCACAAAAGACAGTGTTTACGGCTATTCTGTTGTGAATGGGAATCAAAGACCTTTCCAAGGCATTCTAAATGAAAATACATTGGGATTTGTTCTTGATGAGCCTGGAAATGATAAATCTGATGGAAGATTCCAATTGAAATTGAAACAAGATAGCTTGATTGGAGATTGGATCGCCTTTAATAAATCATCGGTCAAATCGCCTGAAAAAACTTTGAAACTGACAAGAAAAGAGTTTGCCTACAATCCAAATTTTATGCTTTCCAAGGATAATTCTGAAGAAAATGATTATGAAAATCCCGTGGATTGGAACGACGGAAAAGCAAAGAAAAATACATACGTAAACAATGAAGGCGAAACGCAAATTTCCGAACTTACTTTTTACAGAAGTGCTTCCGATAGTGTTTTCAAAATCAACGCCTCAAAGCAAAAACTGACTGAGAAAGATTTGAAAAACCTTAGAAAATTGGATCTTCAAATTATTAGAAATACGGTTTTTGCCCGTCACGGCTATTCATTCAAAAAGGAAACCTATCGCAGCTTTTTTGAAAATGCAGATTGGTATGTTCCAGTTTCAAACAATGTGGATGCAGACTTGACGCCACTTGAAAAAGAAAATGTTGCGCTGTTGGCTCGTTTCGAAAAGTATGCGGAAGACCATTACGACACTTTTGGGCGATAG
- a CDS encoding DUF2306 domain-containing protein — protein MLRFITSKGLIVRVILAIVFIYFFGLMLKITLDYVPVSSNVSFLMIKQTEVTSRPEYLSIFYVHVYSSIFALMAGFIAVFFDKKLKYLHRFSGRIYVFTTLLLSSLSGVYIGVFANGGLVAKVSFVILGILWFYTTYKSYVEIRKGNIQQHQFWMWRSYALALSAITLRMWKVILVYLFHPNPMDVYQIIAWLGWVPNLLFVEYLIKKQNR, from the coding sequence ATGCTCCGTTTTATCACGTCCAAAGGTCTAATTGTAAGAGTAATTCTTGCGATTGTTTTTATATATTTTTTTGGACTGATGTTGAAAATTACTTTAGACTACGTTCCCGTGAGTTCTAATGTAAGTTTTCTGATGATAAAACAAACCGAAGTCACTTCCCGACCGGAATATCTTTCCATTTTTTACGTACACGTTTACAGCAGTATTTTTGCTTTGATGGCAGGATTTATTGCTGTTTTTTTTGATAAGAAGTTGAAATATCTGCATCGGTTTTCTGGGCGGATCTATGTTTTTACAACCTTGCTTTTATCCTCATTATCAGGAGTTTACATCGGTGTTTTTGCTAATGGCGGATTGGTGGCGAAAGTGTCGTTTGTTATCCTCGGAATACTTTGGTTTTATACGACTTATAAATCCTATGTTGAAATCAGGAAAGGCAATATTCAGCAACATCAATTCTGGATGTGGCGCAGTTACGCATTGGCGCTTTCTGCAATTACATTGCGGATGTGGAAGGTAATTTTAGTATATTTATTCCATCCCAATCCGATGGATGTTTATCAAATTATTGCTTGGCTTGGGTGGGTTCCGAACTTATTATTTGTGGAATATTTAATCAAAAAACAAAATCGATGA
- a CDS encoding bacteriophage spanin2 family protein: MKFSKNITKILVLSMFFILASCSTRVVSPSKPMQDNSLDLYKTYTIQTKDAKSQKVEVLKVDATKIYGKNKAGEMVEIEKSEVREIKKPDYLVSAIIGLAAIAAVIFIPI; encoded by the coding sequence ATGAAATTCTCAAAAAATATTACCAAAATTCTAGTTTTATCAATGTTTTTTATCCTCGCTTCTTGCTCTACGAGAGTGGTTTCACCTTCGAAACCGATGCAAGATAACTCATTGGATCTTTATAAAACTTACACCATCCAGACCAAGGATGCAAAATCTCAAAAAGTGGAAGTTTTGAAAGTAGATGCAACCAAGATCTACGGGAAAAACAAAGCGGGCGAAATGGTAGAAATTGAGAAAAGCGAGGTTAGGGAAATCAAAAAACCTGATTATTTGGTTTCTGCGATCATCGGGCTTGCAGCGATTGCAGCAGTTATTTTTATTCCGATTTAA
- a CDS encoding NAD(P)/FAD-dependent oxidoreductase has protein sequence MSKKKRIIIIGGGAAGFFTAANLDENKYHVTILEQNSDVLQKVKISGGGRCNVTHACFDPRELVNFYPRGNRELLSVFTKFQPGDTMDWFETRHVPLKIEKDNRVFPTTDSSQSIINAMIDEVRNKNFEVKTQVSVSEIIKQEETYLIKTKQGDFTADIVIYTTGSSPKSVKLIQNLGHKIVEAVPSLFTFNIKDDLLKDLPGTSFENAEVSIPSLKTEESGPLLITHWGLSGPAVLKISAWEARNLAKLKYNFDIEVNFISKPISEAEEELKEFKNSNPKRSIEKSKIFDVTNRFWNKILEINHINPEKQIANITKKELDLILENLCAKKLKVTGKSTFKDEFVTAGGVDLKEINFKNMASKILSDFYIAGEVLDIDAVTGGFNFQACWSEGWLISQHLNSL, from the coding sequence ATGTCAAAAAAGAAAAGAATAATCATCATAGGTGGAGGCGCAGCTGGTTTTTTCACCGCTGCAAATCTTGATGAGAACAAATATCACGTAACAATCCTCGAGCAAAACTCCGATGTTTTGCAGAAAGTGAAAATCTCCGGAGGGGGACGATGCAACGTGACGCACGCTTGCTTTGATCCGAGAGAATTGGTTAATTTTTACCCAAGGGGCAATCGAGAATTGCTGAGCGTTTTCACCAAGTTTCAACCAGGCGACACGATGGATTGGTTTGAAACCAGACATGTTCCTTTGAAAATTGAAAAAGACAATCGCGTTTTTCCAACCACAGATTCTTCGCAAAGCATCATCAATGCTATGATTGATGAAGTTCGAAATAAAAACTTCGAAGTCAAAACGCAGGTTTCTGTTTCTGAGATTATTAAACAAGAAGAAACTTATTTGATTAAAACAAAACAGGGCGATTTCACAGCAGATATTGTGATTTACACGACTGGAAGTTCTCCGAAATCTGTAAAATTGATTCAGAATCTTGGGCACAAAATTGTGGAGGCGGTTCCTTCGCTTTTCACTTTTAATATTAAGGATGATTTGTTGAAAGATCTTCCAGGAACAAGTTTTGAAAATGCCGAAGTCAGCATTCCGAGTTTGAAAACCGAAGAATCTGGGCCACTTCTCATCACGCATTGGGGACTTTCTGGTCCGGCTGTTTTGAAAATTTCGGCTTGGGAAGCGAGAAATTTGGCTAAGCTGAAATATAATTTTGACATCGAGGTCAATTTCATTTCGAAACCAATTTCGGAAGCCGAAGAAGAATTGAAGGAATTCAAAAACAGCAATCCGAAACGATCTATTGAGAAATCAAAAATATTTGATGTAACCAATCGTTTTTGGAACAAGATCCTTGAAATTAATCATATCAATCCAGAAAAACAGATCGCTAATATCACAAAAAAAGAATTAGATCTGATTCTGGAAAATCTTTGTGCTAAAAAATTAAAAGTTACCGGAAAATCGACTTTCAAAGATGAATTCGTAACGGCCGGTGGCGTAGATTTGAAGGAAATCAACTTTAAAAATATGGCTTCAAAAATTCTTTCTGATTTTTACATCGCTGGCGAAGTTCTTGATATAGATGCTGTTACAGGTGGATTTAATTTTCAGGCTTGCTGGAGCGAAGGCTGGTTGATTTCACAACATCTTAATTCATTATAA
- a CDS encoding acyl-CoA thioesterase, whose protein sequence is MSVYYHKFEVRWSDIDANRHLGNSTYVDYCSQTRMAFLNKNKIGLTQLNRWGVGPVMMHEKYSFFREIYADQTVFVGLEVASISEDGSIYQFVHKFYLPDGTHCATAEATGVWIDVMLRKITTPPEDIILVMNEFKSENVNIITRDFLKTLPFRPENVSPEIFK, encoded by the coding sequence ATGTCTGTGTATTATCATAAATTTGAAGTGAGATGGAGCGATATCGACGCCAACCGTCATTTGGGAAATTCAACTTATGTTGACTATTGCTCGCAAACGAGAATGGCTTTTCTCAACAAAAACAAAATTGGGTTGACGCAACTCAACCGTTGGGGCGTTGGTCCCGTGATGATGCACGAGAAATATTCTTTCTTCCGAGAAATCTATGCAGATCAGACCGTTTTTGTAGGTTTGGAAGTCGCCTCGATTTCGGAAGACGGCTCTATCTACCAGTTTGTTCACAAATTTTATCTTCCAGACGGAACGCATTGTGCAACAGCAGAAGCAACCGGGGTTTGGATTGATGTGATGCTGAGAAAAATCACAACGCCGCCAGAAGATATCATCCTGGTAATGAACGAATTCAAATCTGAGAACGTGAATATCATTACGAGAGATTTTCTGAAAACTCTGCCCTTCCGACCGGAGAATGTTAGTCCGGAAATATTTAAATAA